The DNA window CTCGCATACCCCGGAGCTGGGCGAGATCCTGATGGAGACGCTCACCAGCCATGCGCCCATCACGAACGTGGCCCAGACGCTCAAGCGGCGGACGGGCGCCTCGCTTCCCATCGAGCTGAGCACGGCTCCCCTCAAGGGCAGCGACGGCAAGGATCTCGGCGCCGTCGTCATTTTCCGCGACCTCACCCTGATGCGGCAGCTCGAGAGCCGGCTCCGGCGCTCCGATCGGCTGGCGGCGCTCGGCACGCTCGCCGCCGGCCTGGCCCACGAGATCAAGACGCCCCTGACGTCGGCGCTGACGTTCAGCCGCCACCTCACGCGCCGGTTCGAGGACGAGCGGTTCCGGGAGCGGTTCCAGAGCGTCGTTCCCCGGGAGCTGGAACGGATCAACGAGATCGTCGAGCGGCTGCTGGAGCTGGCGCGCCCGCCCCGCCTCACCTTCGCGCTCGTCCGCCTCCCCAGCCTGCTGGATCGGGTGGTGGACCTGCACGCCAACCAGATCGAGTCCCGGCAGATCACCGTGCTCCGCGAATACGCGCGCGACGTGGCGCCGATCCAGGCCGACGAGGACGCGCTTTACCGGGCGCTGGTCAACGTGGTCACCAACGCCCTGGAGGCGATGGGGACGGGCGGGCGCCTCCTGCTGCGCCTGGGCTGGGACGACGGCGGTAACGTCCGCCCCTCCTGGCGGCGGGCCTTCAACCGGGGGGTGAAAATCGAACTCGAAGACACGGGCAGCGGCATCGCCCCCGCCGAGGCGGACCGGGTCTTCAACCCGTTCTTCACGACCAAGGAGGGCGGCACCGGCTTGGGCCTCGCGCTCACGCACAAGATCGTCGAGGATCACGGCGGCAGCATCGACTTCCGGAGCGTGCGCGGCGTCGGGACGACGTTCCGGATCGTCCTGCCGCTCGTTCCCGAGCCTCCCGGGGGCCCGCCGCGTGATGACGACCGGCCTTGAGCGCCC is part of the Candidatus Methylomirabilota bacterium genome and encodes:
- a CDS encoding ATP-binding protein, which codes for MRLGFRSLQAKLLWGTVLVIALVMAAVIVVVERRQRDTIIEEFERRGEVLARNLAAISYGPLLLYNFTALEQNVARAAAEVDVVYAIVLDGEGKVAAHSRRPERVGSYPDGLEHERAAKTDVPLTQHARAPGSGEALYDFAVPVLVASQKWGTVRVGLSKRRMEAEIRRTRFELAALALATLLVGGVAAALVARRIAGPVHQLEERAAAIARGELNQRIEPATSDEIGRLAIAFNHMAAQLFQQRAALEEVHGELKRRFEELADLKSYMESIINSLTNGIVTVDLGGRVVTLNPAAELLTGFFAGEAAGRYCTEVFSHTPELGEILMETLTSHAPITNVAQTLKRRTGASLPIELSTAPLKGSDGKDLGAVVIFRDLTLMRQLESRLRRSDRLAALGTLAAGLAHEIKTPLTSALTFSRHLTRRFEDERFRERFQSVVPRELERINEIVERLLELARPPRLTFALVRLPSLLDRVVDLHANQIESRQITVLREYARDVAPIQADEDALYRALVNVVTNALEAMGTGGRLLLRLGWDDGGNVRPSWRRAFNRGVKIELEDTGSGIAPAEADRVFNPFFTTKEGGTGLGLALTHKIVEDHGGSIDFRSVRGVGTTFRIVLPLVPEPPGGPPRDDDRP